The following DNA comes from Camelina sativa cultivar DH55 chromosome 14, Cs, whole genome shotgun sequence.
TAATACTAAAATATCATATCATTTGGAAAACGGCTTAAACATCACTTGATCTATAAAGTTTAGTATATAATCTCAAGTTTGTAAGATGATACAAGAAAttccattaattaattaatttatttatatatttagtcttattttatttagtcaaaaatgccaataatttattttcagatatcaaaaagcaaaatattttaatcattagTGATTAATTTCTACCAGAAGACAAATTAAGTATTAAATATCACCAAAACGCATGTAACATTATTGTATTATTATGATACATTATCTTTTCAGAGATCTAGGATCTTACTTGTGTCATTGGATTAATACGAAGGATATCTTAATAAAACTATCTCTGAAGGTGGAAAACCACAAAGATATTTTTCTTAAGAGCTAAGAACTAAGAACAAGCCAAGGTAAAGGTCAATTTTACAAGACTACAACTCGTCTCAAGTGGCTATCCACTCTTTgctattttagtttcttttttctttgtcgaCCACTATCGATTTCACTTAGAGCAATGATGAAATTACGACTACTGCTTCTTCAAACCGCAGATATTATTCTTTATGTCCTTTCctcatatacataatatatctAGAGAAGCTCTttactttttgttaattttttttattgatgtattaaataaaaatatcaaaagtgtgaaaatagatatatattctACATCTACATGTTATAAGAAGGAAATGTGATTTTCCATGTCAAGTTATTTTAAGTGTTAACGCCTATTTTGTTACACGACACCATCATATAACTATAACcacatttttaattattgacCAATGTGAACGTCTTACTACTTGTAccattttatgaaaaaaaaatcattcactCGTAACAACTACGTTAAAAGTAAATATGTTCAAACTCGtctaaaaaataatcaaattaacaATCATACCATGTTCGCgttgattttcttaatttccaTGCAACTATTTTGATTGTCTGTTTAAATACTCATGTTGCTATTTGGTATTCTTAAAGAGTTTTGTTATCATAGCAGCTTGTCACGAAAGAACAAACGTATATAGCTAGTTGAATAGtgtcaaataaatttaattaaactttGTTTGATTCGATTGTCTCTTTTTAGATTCTATTTGGATTgaataaataaatgtgaaacatttaaaagtgaaatcatTTTTAGATTATCCTTTgaaaaaatatagttattaacattatcttatatttttacCTAAGGATTTCTAGTAATATCATTGGATTAATTCATTTCTCAAATGAATCCAGATTTCtgatatatgtattattttttctaaatgtaCGTACATAATATTCTTGCTATATAACATACAGTACAAAGATCTTGCtagaataattattattcatcTTTTGTGATCTTAGACAGTAAGAATTTTCAAAAGCTATTTTTGACTTTCCACAATAGTATTCTATCATACTTTTTCATTTGATTCACATCTCATCTAGCACAagatataattagaaaaaatatgtGTTCATTACCGacataaaaaagagaagacaaacGAAACTTCGTCGAAATACAGAACGCGACAACATATCCAACTGCCCTGTGATGTAACTGTGGTTGTGAGAGTGAGTAGCCCAGTTTGTCTTACGTTCGGCCGTTAGATTTCACGGCGTAAGTAAGAGTCGAAGCTGTTTTTGGAGGAGAGAGTATCCAAGAAGATCCGTTAGTTGGCCCCGTCCAtagttaatttgttttgttaattttgacaTGTCGCCATAGTTAAACGACCAATCATACGATTGCACGTAACGATGGAGTCATTATCGACCCATGTCGTTTATTAATCGATGAAGAGTCGTTGCTAAGCAAATCCGTAAGCACCATTCACTGTCCTGTCCGGAGTTTAACAAGATATGTCACGAGTCACATCTAACACgtgattgtttcttttgacaGTGAACATTTGAATTAAGCCCAACGATGGATCGGAATAATGAATACGTCCTAAATTTTGTGTGCTTGTGTGCAACGTTCCCTTTTGGCATGCATATATATGGTAATCTCTAACAATTTCTCTATAATTAGAATTAACCTCACTCGatctactactatatatatattggcgtaacatgtcatttttttgttgataaaagcGTAACATGTCATTAATTAGACATATGTACACGTCTCTAATTTTTCAGATGGTGTTTAACGTTTTAACAAATCTTAAAACGTTATGTGAGTGTTTATTACCAGTATAAAGGGATTTCTCTAACTAACAAGATTTAAAGCCTAGAGTgtttgatgtttattttttccaaGTTAATATACAACTTACtcatttaaacaaatattaatttgcAAATTGTAAAAAGTAAACACCATATAGAAGATCGGAAGGAAAACTAATTAACACTTTTGTAAGCATGTATCCTGTTATTAGTCTTATAGATAAAACAAAgatgtttgacttttttttttccttatactTAACATATGTCTTTTCtcatataaaaatctaaacgctttaagaaaaaacagaattaaaacacatatttgTAAGTGGTGTTTGACACTATCGAagctttaaacaaaacaaactcttTTTTTCCACAAATGTGTTATACCACTTACCactaaactttttattttctgataaCATTCTCCGATTGTTTGTTTCCCATAAATTTTGAGTAATCAGAAATTCGAAACTCTATTGTGACCAAAAGGTCTATCTCTCTTACTTGTTACTCATTATCTATTTTCTTGATCGCTTTGAATGGGTTGTTGAATGTAGTGTTCCCGGTTCTGCTTCaagaatttgtaatatttgttgGTTGGATCTTGTTCTTGCATATAAGCTCTTCACTCAAGTTCACTTGATAATGCTTACTACTACAACTTCTTgatatcaaataatcaaatttccAATGTTCTGCATTGTTTCATATACAATGATTCAAACAAGACCTGCTAGCTCAATgcccaaaatcaaaattctcatACAAAAAGTAGTTTGAGATGATTGTCTTAATCCGTCATTCaagtaaattaaaaaacgaTAATTAACTCAAGACGCAAAAAGAGCTAAATCAATATCGCATTCTAGCTAATGTAATTAAGCCACAAACTCTTTCTCCAATCTGAAAGAttcaaacctctcttccttACACTTCTTTATAAAAGCCTCAACTCTTCGATTCAGCTCATCTCTACTCGGCGacatctccttcttcatcttcatcttcaccgGCGGCGTAGACGACGGCTGTCGATGATTAGTCACGTCCCTGAACGTCTCCGCTTTCCTCAAGACAGGTCGTTTCACTTCCCCAACGTGTCGGATCTCCGGAAACGAGTGGTCAACTCCGTTGACTTACCCACCTCCGTTACCATCTTCCACGTGTTCTCAATCGTAGTCTCGTGCCGCTTCGGTCTCACCACTCCCAAcgccttcttctttttattaccGCCTGCAAGgataataaaatcatttaatttgGCTTCGAAAGAAAATTACTAGTTTACCCCCCTACACGGTCGACATAGTGTGAAAATTCACAAATATAACCGTTAGAAAGAATGACGTCATCGTTATCCCCGTACCTATCGAGATCGCTTTGACCGGTTTCCGGTAACCGGAACTAACCGAAACCAGAGGTTTCTCAGCCGGAGTGAGATTCTCCGATTCTTCAATCATAGACACCACTTGATTCACCTCCGATTTCGAAACCGCCTCCTCCTCGTCTTTATCTTCGTACACAGTCTCCGATCTCTCCACCTCCGCCACGAGGATCGGCGGTGGAATAATCGCCGCGAAATCGAAATCCGTGTCCAGATTCACACCCTTCGTCTCTAGCCGCCGCGGAGGAGCTTGGGTGACGAAGATTGGCTCAACCTGATGATGAGACTCGTATTCGCCACAATGTAAAATCTCGTTGTCTTCTTCACCTTTCTCCTGGTCTTCTTCGATGCTCTGGTGAAACTTGGAGAAAGCAATGATGATGGTGATTATGACGTTGGACGCGACGAAGATGTACGGCGGTTTCAGCCACGAGAGAAACGAACACCAAAGGATCGGGAATCTCGATACGGAGAAATCTACTGGATTGGAACAGAGTACTTCAGAAACAGAGACATTGCGGCGATTCCGGTGGAGATTAATGCCGCCTTGATCGATATCATCGACGataccatttttcttttttctttttttttcttattttccgaTTTGTGGATCTATCCACTGTTGATGATTTATATAGGCGTGGAGCTTTTTAGGCTTATATAACTAAACCTACACTATTGGATTGGATCATCTAAGAATTGGAAGATGGACGGTTGATAATGATAGAagaagttgtatttttttttttttatgttgtgttACTGTcacttgagtttttttcttaagGCCACGTGTCAGCAGTCTATAAAATGTTGTAATAAGgaacaaaatgaaaaacattgtaatttactaattttcttAGTCGAcctaatggttttttttttcttcttttgattcaaTTGTTTCCAAAGTTGTGACCACTAAACCACTTATTTTTAACGTTATCTTACTCTCAACAAATATTTCACTTTCAGTcgacacacacacaaaaaagaaagaaggatcGTTTTCAATTAGAAAGATATGCAAACATATTTGTTTGTAACGTACTTACCATTTCTATTTTCTCCCGACTATATACTACTAAGATTTTTATGCACGATCGGATCCTCCTCCAACGTACAAAACTAGAAGAATGATTCGGTAAATTAACAgttgtttgtgatgttttaACCGTTTCTGATTGGAACATTGAACTGCAATGACGATTGGTAGCCATCAAAACGGGCAGCCTCCAACGCAGCGATTAAACTTCAATCACAGCAGTTGGTGCCGGCTACCAATAAAACCAAATGTATAGTGAGAGTTGACAAGTTAATGAGAACGGTAAAGCGATTTTTAGTAGTAAGGCTttaaacattacaaaatttGATTAAGAAATGTGATCGTTACTACAAGATTCAACAGTATCCGATTGCTACCCACAATTGCAACCACAGAATaaaaaacccgatccgaacaTCTTGAGAATTCAAACCATCAGGAGCTGCGAGAGTATCACTTTCAAAGGACAACAGATGATCTATATTGCTACCGCGAAGTCTTAATCCCTCttgcttgtttcttcttctcccttttcttcATAGTTTTGGTGCCTGAACGTTTCCTGCTCTGCTTCATGGGTTTGGATTTCCTCACAGGCACATGCTGCTTTGATGAGGCTCTGGCCGTGGAACCCGTTTCTGTTGATTGGGTCTTTTCCTTGCGAACAGGCTCTTCCTCTTCACGAGATATCTCGCTTGTTGTCACAGTTACTTTCAGCTCCCCTGTGTCATACATCGTCGTGCCTTTTTTATCCACAAAGAAACACAGCACATATCAGACCAAAGGCCAGCATATAAGCAAAGACACTAAATAATGCTTATGTTCCAACTTCTCAGTTCCAAAAAACAGAAAGATGAAATTTCTTCATGCTGAAAACTAATGTGATTAGGAAAACAATACCagaagctgaagctgaagcaTCAGGCTCTGATTCTTCATCCTCTCCATCCTCTTCACCATCTTCAGCTTCCCCATTTTCATTATCCTCGCCTTGACCCGAAACCATTAGCTCTTCCAATTTCCTCTGCAAAGCTCAGATATAAGACTCAGAGCAACACGAAATAAGACGACCTCTCAATGTCGACATAATACAAATGACTGAACATTAACAATCATTCTGGCATATTATCCACCACCAAAAGGTCAATAGGAGCATTCCTTACTAAGAGATGTTAACATTTTGGATTAATATTTgcattcaaaacaaaagaaacaattcaATTCCCATTGAAATGAATCAGAACAAGCTCATGGCACAACCTCTTTACTAAAAAAGATAGTGATTCAAAACTcccataaatcataaaatttagcTAAAACTAGGAATTTAAGACTAATCTTGTAACACGCATGGATGACGAATGACACACAttagaataaagaagaagatatacaaAGAGAAGCAACAGTTCCATATGCTCATCATACCTTCTTACGAGCCTCGATTCGTTTCCGCCTAATAGCTTCCTCCTGCTGCTTCTGAGcgtcctttcttctcttcttcttcctcttgtgaAAACCAGTCACAAAATCCctaccaacaaaacaacatatatcAGAAAAATGAACTAATTTTCACGAACAAACAACGATTCAAGATACCCAGATTGAGTATTTCGACTCTGAAATCCGATTAGGGAGAGATTCAAAAGCagtaaattttagaatttttaatacATACTTGAGATCTTTCTCGTCAAAAGAGACGGTGAGGCTTTTGTTCCTGAGAGCTCTCTTCCCAATGTGCCTACCTCTTGCCGGCGTTGCCAGTGAACCCGGCTCCTCATCACCCAAGTTTACCTTCATTGCCGGATACTTCGGAAACGAAACGTTTCAGgtcaaaaattagggtttgtgaggTTTTAATCAAAGCCAAGtcgaaaggaagaagaagaagaagaagaagcaggaaCGCAAAATTGGACTTCTAATTGGGCTTTAGGTTAGGCCCAATAGAAGGGTGATAACGTCATTGACCGAAGTAAGCTAATTTGGTTAAGAGAAGTTATGCCATTGACTAATTTTGGACAACTACCAAAAGTGGCTTGTGTCTCTCAttctaataaaacaaaataaaccttccaacaaaacttgagttttttcttttccactcaaatttaagaaaacaaaaaacttcctaagcatcttcttcctcgtacTCTCTCATACAGAGGATGACGATGTTGATGTTCATCATCAGAAACTATTGCTTTTGAACAAAagcgttaaaagaaaaaaaaaaaaaaaaaaaaaaaaaaaccaaaaaaaattgtacataatTAAgccagagaaagaaaaaaaaaaagtgaaaatgaacgatttattttctaattcatTCAAGAGGAACCAAGCTCAACTGGGGGATGTTGAGGCAGGTCAAGAAACGATGAACCTCGACAAATTCTTCGAGGATGTTGAGAGTGTGAAGGATGACATGAAAGGAGTCGAGACTCTTTACAAGAAGCTTCAAGACGAGAACGAAGAGTGCAAGACGGTGCACAATGCCAAGAAGGTGAAGGAGTTACGAGCTAAGATGGATGGAGACGTAGCTCTGGTCCTTAAAAGGGTCAAACTCATTAAGCAGAAGCTCGAAGCCTTAGAGAAAGCTAATGCTAATAGCCGTAATGTCCCTGGTTGTGGGCCTGGTTCGTCAACGGATAGGACTCGATCGTCTGTGGTTAGTGGTCTTGGGAAGAAGCTTAAGGACTTGATGGATAGTTTCCAAGGTCTACGTGCCCGTATGAACGCTGAGTATAAGGAAACTGTAGAACGCAGGTCTTTGTTTTTTCCCCTAGGTTTCTTATATTGCAAGCTAttgctcttgtttgttttcttggttcGCAAGATATGTGATTTTGTTAGAATTGGTGCAGGTATTTCACAATAACTGGAGAGAAAGCGGATGAGCAAACAATTGATAACTTGATTGCAAGCGGTGAGAGCGAGAATTTTCTCCAAAAAGCGATTCAAGACCAAGGAAGAGGTCAAATCCTAGACACAGTATCTGAGATCCAAGAGAGACATGATGCAGTGAAGGAGATAGAGAAGAATCTACTGGAGCTGCACCAAGTTTTCATGGACATGGCGGCTCTAGTGGAAGCTCAAGGGCAACAACTGAACAACATAGAGAGCCATGTTGCAAAAGCGAGCTCGTTTGTGAGAAGAGGGACTGATCAGCTCCAAGACGCAAGGGAATACCAAAAGAGCTCGAGGAAATGGACTTGTTACGCCATCATCctctttatcatcatctttgtcCTCCTTCTCATTCCCCTTCTACCTCACATAATGCTCTTGTTGAAGTGAATTTGCAAAAGATTTACACTTGATTCTCAAAATCATCTCTTTGcttgtttttctcctctttttttgtttccttttcaatATGGAACGGGGGATAGTTAGATTACGGTGAAACCATGGAAAAAAATTGTAGAGATTTTTGAAAACCGGTtcgttattattattgtaaatctTTTGACATCCTATATTTTTGGGTATATCTCCATTCTTAGTGTTTATGTGACAATGAGCATGTTCGTTACGTTGCCGCTGCGTCTCCTTCCGGCGGccaaaatttaaatgttaacaTGACCACATAAACGTCAAAACTGCCGCTGCGGCTACTTTTACGGAGAATACCGGTGTATCATATATCGCCATGAAAAACAAGCGATAGTTACACTGCCGCTGCGACTTGTTTTAACGGAAGCGGCGATTCATTTCAAGGATTTAATGGAAGCGACAACTTGTTTTAAACTCCGGCAACCTTTATATTTTTAGTCGCAGGATGTGGTTGCTGTGGCAACTTAACGAACAGGCTCAATGTTGTGTGAATCATTGATGCTGAATTGCTGATATGTTAGAGGGAAGCATGTATATGCATTGTAAAAAGGTAAGTTAATGTAACTATCTCAAAccgtttgtccaaaaaaaaaaaaaaaaaaaaaaaaaaaaggggatgATTCTTTGTTACTGCTATTANACATCGTTAGGACCTTAGGGCATCTCCATTGGTGGAGTCTTACCAAagttgtttaaaattttgtaattgtaaattttggataaaagtgaaaataacaacttcttaagaaactttatatttttatgggTCCATTGGTTGTACTTTAAATAGGGTTAacagatagaaaaaaaaatttgcagaaggaaataaaatgtttgtagTCATCTCTCTTCTGAAACGCCAGCTAGTCGGGTCTCTCTTCTAGTTTGTGGACGTGATTCTTGGCCTCACTGGTGTCTTTGACGGGCTTACcgtgagaagaaaaagaagatattaaaaccaaatttagaTCCAGTTGAGATAGCAGACAGTAGACAAAGAGCAAACCAACAGTTCTTAACTTCATGTGATGATTCTCTAGAGGCCATGGCAATGATACAAAGAGCAAACCAACAGTTCTTAACTTCATGGCATTGCCATTAAAAGATAGTATCACCACAAATATGATCCGAGGAACTATAAGCAATAGAGTTGGCTTGTCATTCTGTGAAACCCAATAACATGAGAAAGCTTGACATGAACAAGTGACTGCAGAGATGATTGCAGGGTCTGTACAGGAATCACAATGACATGAGAACCAACAAAAACAGCTATAGGAGGAGTTATCACTTGCAATCCTCCAATGTTCAGCAACAACATGACAACAATGTCATAATCCAACATGAAAACAATCCTCTAATACACTCTATGTATCGAATCTACCTCTATCTGTtcactcaaaaacaaaaacaagtataAGTTTCTGAGTTTGCAGCTGAAAACAATGCCAAGTCATCTTTCATCCCTTAATCAAACATTACATTCGagagaaagaaattaaatagtATAGGGAATGTATTATGACACTGTTTTCATCAGTAAAATGAGCAAAAGTAAACATTACACCCATGGAGAAAAGAGCTCGCCAGAGCAAATTCAACAAATGCTATGCGAGTTGAATGCAACTGATCGCTAAGAAGCGTCAGACGAGTTATCTGCGTATACGAACACAAGTTAAGCATCACTCCTCTTGACCAGCCTTCTTCAAGAGTATTGTCTCCTTTTTCTCTAGCATTTCAAGCGTCTGTGAGGAGCaaacaaacataataataagCAACAAGCAACAAGCAACAACCATGAGAAAGTACagcaaacataaacaaaaacttgaaatcCCCAATTCAATTTACAGTCAACTATATGGTgtttacaaatgaaaaaaaaaaaaaaacgaatttctAGTCTTAACCAAATAGATCAAAACTAGTAAACAAACAGTAGAGAGATCACTTTCAAAGATCGATTTTTTCCAAATCAAACGTTGATTGACAACAGAGAGAAGTGTAGA
Coding sequences within:
- the LOC104739757 gene encoding nucleolar protein 12, with protein sequence MKVNLGDEEPGSLATPARGRHIGKRALRNKSLTVSFDEKDLKDFVTGFHKRKKKRRKDAQKQQEEAIRRKRIEARKKRKLEELMVSGQGEDNENGEAEDGEEDGEDEESEPDASASASGTTMYDTGELKVTVTTSEISREEEEPVRKEKTQSTETGSTARASSKQHVPVRKSKPMKQSRKRSGTKTMKKREKKKQARGIKTSR
- the LOC104739758 gene encoding syntaxin-125-like gives rise to the protein MNDLFSNSFKRNQAQLGDVEAGQETMNLDKFFEDVESVKDDMKGVETLYKKLQDENEECKTVHNAKKVKELRAKMDGDVALVLKRVKLIKQKLEALEKANANSRNVPGCGPGSSTDRTRSSVVSGLGKKLKDLMDSFQGLRARMNAEYKETVERRYFTITGEKADEQTIDNLIASGESENFLQKAIQDQGRGQILDTVSEIQERHDAVKEIEKNLLELHQVFMDMAALVEAQGQQLNNIESHVAKASSFVRRGTDQLQDAREYQKSSRKWTCYAIILFIIIFVLLLIPLLPHIMLLLK